The following proteins come from a genomic window of Achromobacter deleyi:
- a CDS encoding IclR family transcriptional regulator: MATAKPSAPAANDGRRSIQSIEVGVPLLAALVDAAKPLTLRDLAAGAGMTSAKAHPYLVSFIRVGLVQQDSITGQYELGPFALQMGLVSLQRLDPVRIAMPEIAKLQSEIGHTLGIAVLGSHGPTMIHMTEASYPVHVNMRKGTVMSMLHTATGLVFAAWLPPKVSEHYIAREEGDTAVIASVPPPRKASRANIEAQLADIRVHGMARALGNPLPGVDALSVPVFDNTGNIVLGLTSLGPTGLFDVSWDGAIARPLLACAQEISRKLGYRA, from the coding sequence GTGGCCACCGCCAAACCTTCCGCCCCCGCCGCCAACGACGGCCGCCGCAGCATCCAGTCCATCGAAGTCGGCGTGCCGCTGCTGGCCGCGCTGGTCGACGCCGCCAAGCCGTTGACGCTGCGCGACCTGGCCGCCGGCGCCGGCATGACCTCGGCCAAGGCCCACCCCTACCTGGTCAGCTTCATCCGCGTCGGCCTGGTGCAGCAGGACAGCATCACCGGCCAGTACGAGCTGGGGCCGTTCGCCCTGCAGATGGGACTGGTCAGCCTGCAGCGGCTGGATCCGGTGCGCATCGCCATGCCCGAGATCGCCAAGCTGCAATCCGAGATCGGCCACACCCTGGGGATCGCGGTGCTGGGCTCGCACGGCCCCACCATGATCCACATGACCGAGGCCAGCTACCCGGTGCACGTGAACATGCGCAAGGGCACCGTGATGTCCATGCTGCACACCGCCACCGGCCTGGTGTTCGCGGCCTGGCTGCCGCCCAAGGTCAGCGAGCACTACATTGCCCGCGAGGAAGGCGACACCGCCGTCATCGCCAGCGTGCCGCCGCCGCGCAAGGCCAGCCGCGCCAACATCGAGGCGCAGCTGGCCGACATCCGCGTGCACGGCATGGCGCGCGCCCTGGGCAACCCGCTGCCCGGCGTCGACGCCCTGTCGGTGCCGGTGTTCGACAACACCGGCAACATCGTGCTGGGGCTGACCAGCCTGGGCCCCACCGGCCTGTTCGACGTGTCCTGGGACGGCGCCATCGCCCGCCCCCTGCTGGCCTGCGCGCAGGAAATCTCGCGCAAGCTGGGCTACCGCGCCTGA
- the phnD gene encoding phosphate/phosphite/phosphonate ABC transporter substrate-binding protein, with product MRALRHLQAASLAALAFGAFGASTAHAADTCPNRGDLDQMYCDANKDLVADTPTDPAKLKTPSTLVFTYTPVEDPAVYEDIFKPFTKHLSECTGKRVVFYQVQSNAAEIEAMRSGRLHVGGFSTGPTAFAVNIAGAVPFAVKGYADGFQGYNLIVIVKKDSPYQKLTDLKGKKLAHTAPSSNSGHMAPVALFPKEGLTPDKDYKVVFSGKHDQSVMGVNSGDYDAAAVASDVFKRMIERGQVKEADFRVIYKSEKFPTSSFAYAHDLEPKFRDQMLKCFYDYRFPAEMSKAFDGADRFYPVTYQKDWAIVRQVAESGGESFNRAAYDRESAKSKK from the coding sequence ATGCGCGCATTGCGTCACCTGCAAGCGGCCTCGCTGGCCGCGCTCGCGTTCGGAGCGTTCGGGGCATCCACAGCCCACGCCGCCGACACCTGCCCGAACCGGGGCGACCTGGACCAGATGTACTGCGACGCCAACAAGGACCTGGTGGCCGACACGCCCACCGATCCGGCCAAGCTCAAGACGCCGTCTACGCTGGTGTTCACCTACACCCCGGTGGAAGACCCGGCGGTGTATGAAGACATCTTCAAGCCGTTCACCAAGCACCTGTCGGAATGCACCGGCAAGCGCGTGGTGTTCTACCAGGTGCAGAGCAACGCCGCCGAGATCGAGGCCATGCGCTCGGGCCGCCTGCACGTGGGCGGCTTCTCCACCGGCCCCACCGCCTTCGCCGTGAACATCGCCGGCGCGGTGCCGTTCGCCGTCAAGGGCTACGCCGACGGCTTCCAGGGCTACAACCTGATCGTCATCGTCAAGAAGGACAGCCCGTACCAGAAGCTCACCGACCTCAAGGGCAAGAAGCTGGCGCACACCGCGCCGTCGTCGAACTCCGGCCACATGGCGCCCGTGGCGCTGTTCCCCAAGGAAGGCCTGACGCCCGACAAGGACTACAAGGTGGTGTTCTCGGGCAAGCACGACCAGTCCGTCATGGGCGTGAACTCCGGCGACTACGACGCCGCCGCCGTGGCCTCGGACGTGTTCAAGCGCATGATCGAGCGCGGCCAGGTCAAGGAAGCCGATTTCCGCGTCATCTACAAGAGCGAGAAATTCCCGACCTCGTCGTTCGCCTACGCGCATGACCTGGAGCCGAAGTTCCGCGACCAGATGCTCAAGTGCTTCTACGACTACCGCTTCCCGGCCGAGATGTCCAAGGCCTTCGACGGCGCCGACCGCTTCTACCCGGTGACCTACCAGAAGGACTGGGCCATCGTGCGCCAGGTCGCCGAATCCGGCGGCGAGAGCTTCAACCGCGCCGCCTACGACCGCGAATCCGCCAAGAGCAAGAAGTAA
- the phnE gene encoding phosphonate ABC transporter, permease protein PhnE, which produces MTPRSSHPRPFALSGRAKAGVLLLVLYTVYAAAQLDFSWARFESGMGHASTFLARMFPPNFEKPATLWKGIAESLEIAVLASVLGILFALPVGLLGARNLMPAWVSWPARSIVALCRALHPVIVAILFVKAVGFGALAGILALTVASIGFIGKLFTEAIEEISLKQVEAVRATGASFANVLAFGVLPQVFARFIGFATYQFDSNLRNSTMVGIVGAGGVGGTLFSAFQRFDYDFVSAILLTLIAIIMLGEILAGFVRAVFLDNLGFDRILQSRFAGARGLGSSASKAAYQAARKAEADQ; this is translated from the coding sequence ATGACTCCCCGCTCCTCCCACCCGCGCCCCTTCGCGCTGTCCGGCCGCGCCAAGGCCGGCGTGCTGCTGCTGGTGCTGTACACGGTCTACGCGGCCGCGCAGCTGGACTTCAGCTGGGCCCGCTTCGAAAGCGGCATGGGCCACGCCTCGACCTTCCTGGCGCGCATGTTCCCGCCCAATTTCGAGAAGCCCGCCACGCTGTGGAAGGGCATCGCCGAAAGCCTGGAGATCGCCGTGCTGGCCTCGGTGCTGGGCATCCTGTTCGCGCTGCCCGTGGGGCTGCTGGGCGCGCGCAACCTGATGCCGGCGTGGGTCTCGTGGCCGGCGCGCTCGATCGTCGCGCTGTGCCGCGCGCTGCATCCGGTGATCGTCGCCATCCTGTTCGTCAAGGCCGTGGGCTTTGGCGCCCTGGCCGGCATCCTGGCGCTGACGGTGGCCTCGATCGGCTTCATCGGCAAACTGTTCACCGAGGCCATCGAGGAAATCTCGCTCAAGCAGGTCGAGGCGGTGCGCGCCACCGGCGCCTCGTTCGCCAACGTGCTGGCCTTCGGCGTGCTGCCGCAGGTGTTCGCGCGCTTCATCGGCTTTGCCACCTACCAGTTCGACTCGAACCTGCGCAACTCCACCATGGTGGGCATCGTCGGCGCCGGCGGCGTGGGCGGCACGCTGTTCTCGGCCTTCCAGCGCTTCGACTACGACTTCGTCAGCGCCATCCTGCTGACGCTCATCGCCATCATCATGCTGGGCGAGATCCTGGCGGGCTTCGTGCGCGCCGTGTTCCTGGACAACCTGGGCTTCGACCGCATCCTGCAGAGCCGCTTCGCCGGCGCGCGCGGCCTCGGCTCAAGCGCCTCGAAGGCGGCCTACCAGGCCGCGCGCAAGGCGGAGGCGGACCAATGA
- a CDS encoding HAD-IIB family hydrolase: MQALAAMPSTVAAGIRVVLTDIDDTLTTEGRLPADAYAALERLEQAGIQVVPITGRPAGWCDHIARMWPVRAVVGENGAFYYAYDRQARRMVTHYWTDAASRQASRKQLDAIRDRVLAEVPGAAVASDQDYRVADLAIDFCEDVPPLPEADIGRIVRIFEDAGAQAKVSSIHVNGWFGDYDKLTMTRTLFQREFGMDVAGALDSTLFIGDSPNDEPMFAYFPVSVGVANIQSQLHRLTHRPAYVAAFHGGAGFTEMADRLLAARAVTT, from the coding sequence ATGCAAGCCCTTGCGGCCATGCCTTCGACCGTCGCGGCGGGGATCCGCGTCGTGCTCACCGACATCGACGACACCCTGACCACCGAAGGCCGGCTGCCGGCCGACGCCTACGCCGCCCTGGAACGCCTGGAACAGGCCGGCATCCAGGTGGTGCCGATCACCGGCCGCCCGGCCGGCTGGTGCGACCACATCGCCCGCATGTGGCCGGTGCGCGCGGTGGTCGGCGAGAACGGCGCGTTCTACTACGCCTACGACCGCCAGGCGCGCCGCATGGTCACGCACTACTGGACCGACGCGGCCTCGCGCCAGGCCAGCCGCAAGCAGCTGGACGCCATCCGCGACCGGGTGCTGGCCGAGGTGCCCGGCGCCGCCGTCGCCAGCGACCAGGACTACCGCGTGGCCGACCTGGCCATCGACTTCTGCGAGGACGTGCCGCCCCTGCCCGAGGCCGACATCGGCCGCATCGTGCGCATCTTCGAAGACGCCGGCGCCCAGGCCAAGGTCAGCTCGATCCACGTCAATGGCTGGTTCGGCGACTACGACAAGCTGACCATGACGCGCACCCTGTTCCAGCGCGAATTCGGCATGGACGTGGCCGGCGCGCTCGACAGCACCCTGTTCATCGGCGACTCGCCCAACGACGAGCCCATGTTCGCCTACTTCCCGGTCTCGGTCGGCGTGGCCAACATCCAGTCGCAGCTGCACCGTCTGACGCATCGCCCCGCCTACGTGGCCGCGTTCCACGGCGGCGCCGGCTTCACCGAGATGGCCGACCGCCTGCTGGCCGCCCGCGCCGTCACTACCTGA
- the phnE gene encoding phosphonate ABC transporter, permease protein PhnE, with protein MNTHAPTLPANGAPRVWHRYSLGQRLLRFALYLLLVAAIVQAIRGVEVIPEFLYDAPEQMADLFQRMWPVDWAHYRGGVHDALIETLHIATLGTILSVFMAVPVGLLAANNLTPSKTINMLARLVLVSSRSVNSLVWALLFIAIFGPGALAGTLAIAFRSIGFVGKLVGEAIEEAQRGPIEAVTATGASKASVIWYAYWPQIRPAFWSIVLLRWDINVRESAVLGLVGAGGIGMALDTALNLFQWDRVALVLAAIFVVVVLAEILITQARKRIL; from the coding sequence ATGAACACGCACGCTCCCACCCTGCCCGCCAATGGCGCGCCGCGCGTCTGGCACCGCTACAGCCTGGGCCAGCGGCTGCTGCGCTTCGCCCTCTACCTGCTGCTGGTGGCCGCCATCGTGCAGGCCATCCGCGGCGTCGAGGTCATCCCCGAGTTCCTCTACGACGCGCCCGAGCAGATGGCCGACCTGTTCCAGCGCATGTGGCCGGTGGACTGGGCCCACTATCGCGGCGGCGTGCACGACGCGCTGATCGAGACCCTGCACATCGCCACGCTCGGCACCATCCTGTCGGTGTTCATGGCGGTGCCCGTGGGCCTCTTGGCGGCCAACAACCTCACGCCCAGCAAGACCATCAACATGCTCGCGCGCCTGGTCCTGGTGTCGAGCCGCTCGGTCAACTCGCTGGTGTGGGCGCTGCTGTTCATCGCCATCTTCGGCCCCGGCGCGCTGGCCGGCACGCTGGCCATCGCGTTCCGCTCCATCGGCTTCGTCGGCAAGCTGGTGGGCGAAGCCATCGAGGAAGCGCAGCGCGGCCCGATCGAGGCCGTCACCGCCACCGGCGCCAGCAAGGCCTCGGTGATCTGGTACGCCTACTGGCCGCAGATCCGCCCGGCGTTCTGGTCCATCGTGCTGCTGCGCTGGGACATCAACGTGCGCGAATCGGCCGTGCTCGGCCTGGTCGGCGCCGGCGGCATCGGCATGGCGCTGGACACCGCGCTCAACCTGTTCCAGTGGGACCGCGTCGCGCTGGTGCTGGCGGCCATCTTCGTGGTGGTGGTGCTGGCCGAGATCCTCATCACGCAGGCACGCAAGCGCATCCTCTGA
- the phnC gene encoding phosphonate ABC transporter ATP-binding protein, which yields MTTSLRISGLVKEYRAGRPVLNGIDLQIAGRGLTAIIGPSGTGKSTLLRCINRLIEPTRGEIVLESGDGTVDLARVRGASLRRARRRIGMVFQEYNLVERLTVMENLLTGRLGYTGAFKAWTRRFEAEDIEHAYQLLDTVGLAGFADQRADALSGGQRQRVGIARALMQRPQLLLADEPTSSLDPKTSVEIMELLAAQGDASGIPVIVNIHDVELARRYAGRIVGMSGGHVVYDGDGHGLDATMLKTIYGGESWLA from the coding sequence ATGACGACGTCGCTACGCATTTCCGGCCTGGTCAAGGAATACCGGGCCGGCCGGCCGGTACTGAACGGCATCGACCTGCAGATCGCGGGACGCGGCCTGACGGCCATCATCGGCCCGTCGGGCACCGGCAAGAGCACGCTCCTGCGCTGCATCAACCGGCTGATCGAGCCGACCCGCGGCGAGATCGTGCTGGAGTCCGGCGACGGCACGGTCGACCTGGCCCGGGTGCGTGGCGCGTCGCTGCGGCGCGCGCGCCGGCGCATCGGCATGGTGTTCCAGGAATACAACCTGGTCGAACGCCTGACCGTGATGGAAAACCTGCTGACCGGACGGCTGGGCTACACCGGCGCCTTCAAGGCCTGGACCCGCCGCTTCGAGGCCGAGGACATCGAGCACGCCTACCAGCTGCTGGATACCGTCGGCCTGGCCGGTTTCGCCGACCAGCGCGCCGACGCCCTCTCGGGCGGCCAGCGCCAGCGCGTGGGCATCGCCCGCGCGCTGATGCAGCGCCCGCAGCTGCTGCTGGCCGATGAGCCGACCTCGTCGCTCGACCCCAAGACCTCGGTCGAGATCATGGAGCTGCTGGCGGCGCAGGGCGACGCCAGCGGCATCCCCGTGATCGTCAACATCCACGACGTCGAGCTGGCGCGGCGCTACGCCGGCCGCATCGTCGGCATGTCCGGCGGCCACGTGGTCTACGACGGCGACGGCCATGGCCTGGACGCCACCATGCTCAAGACCATCTACGGAGGCGAGTCTTGGCTGGCTTGA